The genomic window ACCGTTTTTTAATTAAGAAATTAAAACAAAAAGATATTGATTTAACACCCTATGAACATTTACTTGACCGCCAATCAAAAGCCAGAAGCAAAAGAGAGCTCCAAGAGGCCGTTGAACGAAAACAATCCAGCTAAAAAAGGCGCATAGACATGCGCCTTTTTTCTTCTATGCTGTCACGTTTTCTCTTGCCTGTAATAAATACATTTTATGATACAAGCCTTGGCGTTTTAATAGTTGTTCATGATTGCCTCGTTCAACAATCTCTCCTTGGTGCAGCACAAGAATTTGGTCCGCATGTTTAATCGTTGATAGGCGGTGTGCGATCGCAATCGTCGTTCGATTTTGCTGCATTTTTTCTAACGCTTGCTGAATCGATTCCTCTGTTTCCGTATCAACACTTGCTGTTGCTTCATCAAGCACTAAAATAGCCGGGTCAGCTAGCATCGTTCGCGCAAAAGAAAGCAGCTGTTTTTCTCCACTTGAAAACGTTGCGCCACGCTCAGTTACTTTTGCGTCATAACCTTGTTCAAGATCCTGGATAAACGTATCTGCACCAACAAAAGCGCATGCCGCCTCTATTTCCCCTCGCTCGTATCCATCTCTGCCTAAGGTGACATTGCTAGCGACTGTTCCGCTATACAAAAAGGAATCTTGCAACACAAGTCCCACTTTCGATCGGAACTCTTCTTCACTAAAAGCTTGTAAAGGTTTGCCATCAATTGTTATGGAGCCCTCCATGAGTGGATAAAACCGCATTAAAAGGTTAATAATTGAGCTTTTCCCACTTCCAGTATGACCGACTAATGCAACAGTCTGCCCTTTTTCCGCTTTGAACGAAATATTAGTTAACACTTGGGTAGAACCATCATAAGAAAAAGTAACATTGTTAAACTCAATCGTTCCTTTTTCAATTGTGGGCGTTTCTGTTCCCGTTTTTGTCGGTGCGTACTCACGCTGATCCATTAAGCGAAAAACACGTCCTGCTGACACAATGGCTTGTTGAAAAATGGATAAGCGTTGCATAATTTGATTAACTGGTTCGAAAAAGCGATCAAGATAATTAATAAATGCATACAGCACACCAAGCTCAACCGGACCAATAAATGATTGAAAGCCAAAATAAATAAGCACAATTGAAATAGCAATTAAACTAAGAATATCGACAATGGGACGCAGTAAAAGGGCATCTGCTTTCATCGCTTTCATTCCAGCTTGATAATGCTCCTCATTCGTTCGTCCAAACTCTTTGCGCATTCGCTTTTCTTGGCGAAACACTTGAATAATCGCCATACCTTGAACGGACTCACTCATTTTCGCATTAATTTCACTCACTTTTGCGCTAACATGCTCATAAAAGCGAGAACTTATAGACCGATATAAACGAATGACAACTAAAAGTAAAGGTAAAAAGATTAAACAATAAAGGGCCAGGGTTGCATTTAAGTAAAACATAGCAACGAATGTTCCGATCATAAACATTCCATTTTGAACAAATACCGCTAGCACACTGACATAAAGCTCTTTAATGGACTCGGTGTCGTTCGTAATCCTCGAAACAAGGCCGCCTCCAGGCATTCGATCAAAAAACGATAACCCAAGCTTTTGAACATTTTTAAAAACATCAACACGTAACGCTTGCACAATTCGCAAAGCAATCTTTTGAAATAAGATACTTTGGACATATTGGCAGATAACCGCAATAACCAGTAAACCAATATAAAATGACGCAAGCATCACAAGAACGTCTGTCGGAAATTCTTGAGGCGTTAAATAGTCATCAATAAAGCGTGCTATCAAAATAGGTTGCACTAATTCCGCTCCTGCAGCTATGAGCATAATAAAGAAAGCAAGCAATAGTTTCTTAAAATGAATCTTGGCATAGCCGAGCAAGCGTATAAAAATCGCGCGTTGCTCTTTTCCAGTTAATATCTCATCGGTATGTTTCATTATGAACCTCCCTGCTCCACTATCGTCTCAAGCTGCTGACGCTCATACATCTCTTTGTACCATCCACCTTCGGCCATCAATTCTGCATGAGTCCCTGCTTGAGCTATAGTCCCCTCTTCCATCACTAAAATGAGTGAAGCATGGCTAACAGCACTTAATCGGTGAGCACTCATAATAAGTGTTTGCTCGGTTTTTGTTTCTCGAAGGGCTCCTAAAATTTGCTCTTCTGTTTTCGCATCTACAGCAGATAAGGAGTCATCTAAAATGAGTATGGCAGGATTGCTCAGTATCGCACGAGCAATAGAGATTCGCTGTTTTTGACCACCTGAGAGCGTTACACCTCGTTCTCCAACAACTGTGTCGTACCCATTCGGAAAACGGCGTATGTCATCGTGAATACTTGCAAGCTGGCAGGCTCGAATAATTTCTTGTATCGAGGCATCAGGCTTTGCAAATGCAACATTCTCTCCTATTGTCGCCGAGAAAAGAAAGTGTTCTTGTGGTACAATGCCAAATGCCGCTTTCACACGTTCTCGTTTAAACTGGTCAATGGGCACGGAATCTAGACGTATAGTCCCCTTCGTAACATCCATCTCCCGCTGTAAAAGCGAGAGTAAGGTTGTTTTACCACTACCGGTTTTCCCAACAATGCCAAGTGTTTCACCTTTCTTCAAGGAGAAGTGTACATTTCTTAACACTGGCGGTCCATCATCAGAATAACAAAACGTATCAATAGCAACATCTAAATCGCCTACAATCGGTGCTTCAACTGCATGATCGACTTCTTTAAGCTCCGACTCTTCTCGCAATACTTCACGAATTCGATCGTAAGACGCTCTTCCTCGTTCAATGACGTTAAAAAACATTCCTAACGCAAGCATTGGCCAAATCAACAAGCCAAGATAAACGACAAATGACGTTAGTTCTCCAATGGTCATATCACCCGATACGACAAAACCTGCTCCAAAACCAATTGCCAGTAAATAACATGTTCCAATGACTGCGCTAATGGTCGGATCAAACAACGCATCGACTTTTGCTACTTTTACATTCTGTTCCACAACCATTGCTGATTGCTGACGAAAGCGGCGATTTTCTTCTTCTTCTTGTCCGAATGCTTTTGTTACTTTCATTCCACTAATATTTTCTTGAACCGTATCATTTAAAACACTAAATGCTGCTTGTGCACTGCCAAAGCGTTTATGTAAAAGTGATCCATAATAGCTCGTTAAAATGGCCATTAATGGAAGTGGCACTAATGTAATCAGCGTTAGTTGCCAATTAAGGGTCAACGCCATCGTCGCAACCACCATTCCTCCTAGTAACAGGGCATCAACAATCGTTAGCACCCCTTCTCCAGCTGTTGCTTGAACAGCTCGAACATCATTTGTGGAAATCGCCATTAAATTTCCAGTAGTTCGCTTATGATAAAATGACTTTGGCATGTTAGTAAAATGACGATAAAGATCATTTCGGATTTGTCTTGCCAACTTAAAAGCCGCACCAAAGATGAGTACTCGCCATAAGAAGCGAAGAATGTATAACAACAGACCGATGCCCATAATAAACCCAACGTATCGGAATAATTGCGATTGTGTAAGCGTATCTGTGTCAATTAAATCGACTACTTCACCAATAACCCTTGGAGGAATAAGCGACAAAAATGAAACGAGTGCTAAAACAAGCGTCCCAAATAAATATGCTTTCCAATGTTTCTTAAAAAACCAGCTTAAATCTAAAAAAACACGCATAGCCTTCCCCCATTACTCTCGTTGTCTAATTATTTTTCGAAAAAATGAATAAATAATGTCTATTCTTCTATTGAACCCGCATTGCCCTTTTAATGCCCGCTCGTATGTACGCTCCCTTTATAACCAATAGCCTACTTCAAAAAAGATACCACATTACGTTAAATGATGTACAGAACGTTTATCGTCATTACAAAACAACCTAGCATCAGTTCGTGAATATGTTTATAGACAACAAAAATCACTTTACCTACGACGCAACGGTCCTTACGATAAAGTGATTTCTTTCGTTTTCATGATTATCAGAGGAGTTCTTACTTCCCCTGTTGCTTTTGCATAGCCTTCATCATTTGGGTGATTTTCTTTTGCGATGGGTTTTGTCCCATTTGTTGCATCATCACCCGTAACATTTGCTCATTAATCGGTGGGTTCTTTTTCAAGTAAGACATCATGGTTTTCCGAGCAATAAAAAAGCCAATTGCTATACCTGCCAGAACCGCAACGGTATACCCTATAATATGCCAGATCAATGTTAAACCTCCTTCTCACACGCTCTACTTCTATTGAACCTTATCTATTATACACGAGCAGGCATTGATTTTAAAGCACTTAAAAAAGCATGCTTAGAGCACGCTTTGTTTTTCATATGGTTTCAACCACCCAAATCGTCGGTCATTTACATTTACTGCGAAAAAGAAGCCATTTACTTCCCGCAATAGATCAAATACATCGGTCTCTGCCTGTAAATCCCCTTCTGCTTGAAGACAAATTTTCTTTGCATCCAGCATAAGCGCGCAATGATTTTTTGGATTTTCATCAGAAGCTGCAACAAAGCGATTTGCGTCTTCTTCTTTATAGCGAGATAAAAAGATTTGTTTAATTTCTTCTTCTGGCATGGATGTTGTTATATAGTTGATTTGCCGATCATAAATCGGCTGGGTATGCTTTCGAGCTTGTTCCCGTTCTTCGAATAACTGAAATAATTTCATTTCTTTACCAAGATAAGAGGATGCTACATCTTCTGTGACATTGAATAATTCATAGTATCTCATCTCTTCTCCCCTTCAGCAGAATGAAAATTTCGAATCTATTTTCATTATACCCATTTTTCAAAAAGATGCTGTCTATTTGTCGTGAAAGAACCTCACTAGTTTTGTCGAATACCGTATGAAAAGCACCTATTCTGGTTGTCTCTGTTTTTTCTTTTAAAAAAAGCCTATGATTCACTGAAGTAGTCAATCATAGGCTGCATTCTTATGAAAGTAGTGCTTTTACTTTGCTCACTACATTTTCAACAGTAAAACCATACTCGGCAATGATTTCATCCCCAGCACCAGAAGCGCCAAATGTATCAATAGTGAGTGTATCGCCTTCATCACCAATGTACTTTGCCCATCCTAGAGAAGCGCCCATCTCAATAGCAAGACGTGCTTTAACGTGTTTTGGAATCACTGCATCTTTATATTCTTTCGGCTGTGCTTCAAAACGATCCCAGCTTGGCATACTTACAACAGAAACATCAATTTTCTCTTGTGCAAGTGCTGCTTTCGCTTTCATCGCAAGTTGTACTTCAGACCCTGTTGCCAATAAAATGGCATCTGGTTCACCTTTGGCTTCTGAAAGTACGTATCCACCTTTTTTCACACCTTCATATGCTTTCGTTGTTGTTTCTTCTTGTGTATCAACATTTTGACGGCTTAATACGAGTACCGTTGGCTCTTTCTGGGACTCTAGCGCAAGTTTCCATGCTGCTGCGGTTTCATTCCCATCTCCAGGACGAACAACAGATAAACCTGGCATTGCACGTAAAGCCGCTAACTGTTCAACCGGCTCGTGGGTTGGACCATCTTCACCAACAGCGATGCTATCATGAGTTAATACATACGTTACTGGAACGCCCATCAAAGCGGACAGACGAATGGCTGGACGTACATAATCTGAGAAAACAAAGAATGTACCACCGAATACTTTTAAACCACCGTGTAGCGCCATTCCATTCAATGCACAACCCATTGCAAACTCACGAACACCGAACCAAATGTTTCGTCCAGCATAGTTGTCTCTACCAAAATTGCTCTCGTTCGTTAGCGTGGTTTTATTTGAACCAGCTAAATCAGCAGAACCACCAAATAATTCTGGAACATGTGCTGCTAAAGCATTTAACGCTTCCCCTGAAGAAGCACGTGTAGCCAAGCTTTTCCCTGCTTCATAAGTCGGTAACGCTTGATCAAATCCTTCTGGTAAGTCTCCTGCAAAAGCACGCTCATATTGTGCGGCAAGCTCCGGGTTTTCTGCTTTATAAGCAGCGAACAATTCATTCCACTCATCTTCATGCTTTTGTCCTTGCTCTTTTACAGACGTAAAGTATTCACTTACTTCTTCAGGAATATGGAAGTCTTCCTCATATGTCCATTTGTACGCTTCTTTTGTAAGCGCTACTTCATCTGATCCTAATGGAGAACCGTGAGAAGCTGATTTCGCTGATTTGTTTGGTGAACCAAACCCGATAACTGTTTTCACTTCAATTAGTGTTGGACGATAAGATGTTTTTGCTTCTTTAATCGCTTTGTTAATCTCTGCTAAATCCATTCCATCTTCTACGTATATCACATTCCAACCATAGGCCTTGAAGCGATCTTCCACACTTTCAGAAAATGATTCATGTAGATCTCCATCAAGAGAGATATCGTTTGAATCGTATAACACAACAAGACGATTTAACTTTAAGTGACCAGCTAGTGACGCCGCTTCTGCTGATACCCCTTCCATTAAATCCCCATCGCCACAAATGGCATACGTATAGTGGTCGACAATTTCGTGGTTTGCCGTGTTATACGTTGCCGCTAAGTGACGCTCTGCCATTGCCATCCCTACAGCCATAGCAATTCCTTGACCGAGTGGACCCGTCGTTGCTTCTACACCAGGTGTATGACCGTATTCAGGGTGACCCGGTGTACGGCTTCCTAATTGACGGAAAGATTTTAAATCATCTAGTGTTACATCATAACCTGTTAAATGTAAAAGGCTATATAAAAGCATAGAACCGTGTCCAGCTGATAAAACGAAACGATCGCGGTTTGTCCAGTTCGGATTAGCTGGATTGTGGTTCATGTGGTTTGCCCACAAATCCAACGCCATAGGTGCTGCGCCCATCGGCATACCTGGGTGACCAGAATTGGCTTTCTCAATACTATCAATAGAAAGTGTTCGGATCGTATTTACCGCTAATTCTTCAATATTTTTATTCATATGTAACACCCTTTCATTCTTCTTACGTCTCCATCATAAACAAAATAAAAAAAATGTACAAGCCTGACAGAAGCTTGTACATTAATGAAGTCGAGTTTGCTTTTGAGCTTTACTGTCTTTTAGCTTTTGTGGCGTTACGTCACTACCCTTTTCGTCGACTACTTTCACAGAATGAAGCTGGTTTTTAAAGGCTGAACGAAATGTACTTAAATACTCTTTACGCAATGCCTGTTGTTCTTCTTTTTGGGCTTTCGTCAATCCTGTTGTTTTCGCTAATTGGGAAAGCTCATTTATACGGTTTAGCTTCGTTTTTGGTAACAATGAAAATCACCTGTCCTTTTATTGTCATCATAGCATCTTCATTGCCTTAGTTCAAATGATCGGTTTCAGCTTGTATATGCTTCTGAAATCGCCGGTGTACAGTCGCTTTCGAGCAATCGTACCCTAACCCATTTAAGGTTAATGCAATCTCATGAAACGTTAATTTTTTATCTCGTAGACGAATGATTTCTTCTAATGGAAGATCTTTTTTGCTTCGGCCACCAGCACCACTACCACTCAAGTTCCGTTCTGGACGATAGCCATTTTTAACAGCCGCCTTCATGCCCCGCTTAATTTTCAGATTATGTAGCTTACGCTGGTACTCTTCAACAATGGCGACAATCTCAAACACCATCTCATCTGCTTCAGACAGATGCATGACACCTTGATCGTGGCAAGTGTAAACTGAGATACCATACTTTTTTAATTGATATAAAATAGCCGTTTTCGCTCTTCCCCTGCCAATTCTCGTATCATCTGTTACTAACAAATGAGAAAAAGATCCCTTTTTTGCTTGATCTAAAATAAGAAGAAGTTGGTCTCGATCCAAATCATAGCCACTTGCCACATCGTGCAAACAGTCGTTTACCTCTAACTGGTGTTGCTGAGCCATTTCATAAAGCTCTTCTTCTTGTCGTACTAGAGAAGACTGCTGTTGATCCTTTTCTGTGCTCACACGGCAATATAAAATGGCTTTCTTTCCTTTCATGCTGCTCCCCCTCTTATTCGAGCGAATACCGCTCATAATCATACAACACTTCAGGACTCTCTAGTTGATTATGTTGGTCTTCACCTTGTTCTCTATTCTCTCTATCTATATCAAAGGATAGCAAACTACTAAACATAAATAAAACCGTTATAATCCCTGCAACAATAATACCTTTTTCTTGATTATTCTTCACTATAAGATCACCCGTTCGTAAGAATATTTGTTCTTACATGAGAATAGCTCGAACTTTTGTTCGTGTCAACCCCTTTTTTAGAACTTATGTTTGCGTTCGTATGTTCGATGTGCTACAGTAAGGGTACGAATACATAGATAAAGCGGGTGATGAGGAGTGTCAAAACTATCTACTAGACAAGAAGAAATACTATTATTTATTAAAGATGAAGTGAAAAAGAAAGGGTATCCACCTTCCGTTCGTGAAATTGGAGAAGCAGTTGGATTAGCATCAAGCTCTACTGTGCACGGCCACCTTGCACGACTTGAAAAGAAAGGCTACATTCGTCGAGATCCAACAAAGCCAAGAGCGATTGAAGTTCTTTCCCTCGAAGAAACAGCTGATGAAGCGGTTATTATACGTGAAAAAACCCGCTACATTCCTGTTGTTGGTAAAGTAACGGCTGGTAGCCCTATTACAGCAATTGAAAATGTGGAGGACTATATTCCACTTCCAGACCATATGGCTGGTCACGAACAAGTGTATGCGCTTGTTATCCAAGGGGAAAGCATGATTGAGGCTGGTATATTGGATGGCGATCAAGTGTATGTGAAACAAACGCAAACAGCAGATAACGGGGACATTATAGTAGCGATGACTGACGAACACGAAGCGACTGTTAAACGATTTTTCCGTGAGAAAAACTACATTCGTTTACAACCAGAAAATTCAACAATGGACCCAATTATTTTAGACAACTGTACAATACTAGGAAAAGTCATTGGCGTATTTCGCACTATCCATTAAGAAAAGCACTGGGGGCTCCCAGTGCTTTTTTACTGTTCATTTACCGTTTCCTGTTCTTCTTTCTTTTGTTCCTGCGACAACAACCATTTCAGTACAGCAGCTGTTAGTAAAAACAGCACGCCTGCGCTGATAAAGACATAGGATATACCGAAACTTGCTGCGAGTAATCCCCCAGACACAGGACCTAGCACATTCCCTAAAAAACGAAAGCTTTGATTATAGCCGAGCACTTCTCCTTGCATGGAAATTGGACACGCTTGACGAATAAATGCGGTCGTACAAGGAATTAAGCCCCCGACTGCCAATCCGAAAATAAACCGTAACACAATTAACTGCCATAAAGAATCGACAAAACCTTGAGGGATAAAGAACAATCCTGATAAAATTAAAAGTAAAAGCATGACTTTTTCATGCCCAATGCGATCACCTAGTTGACCCCATTTTCTTGTTGACAGTAAATTACCGAGGCCTGTAATCGAAAAAGCCACTCCCGCTAAAAACGCCATATTTTCTGTTGAACTCGTCAAATCATTGACAAATAAAGCGAGTAGCGGTTGAATGCTAAACAGTGCCATTTGAATAATGAGCGCAACGACCATCACCATCAGAAGGATCGGAGACCGCACGATAAACTGAATGACTTCTTTCGCGGAATACCGCTTCTTCTTTTCTCCTTTTTCTTCATAAATGACTTCTTTGACACCAAAGACAACTAGAAAAGAAGCAAACGTTAAGATAGAAGCCGTCAAAATAAAGGTCAGCTCCATTCCAACGGTGTCTGCAATTAGCCCACCAAATAATGGTCCTAGTAAACCTCCTGATACAGTTCCTGTTTGTAACGTTCCAAGCGTTTCTCCTGCTGTGCGTTTGCTACTTTGAGCAGCAATCAACGCCATAGAAGCAGGAATAAACCCTGTTGCTAAACCCATAAAGGCGCGCAAAACAAATAACGCTTCAACAGAATTAACATAGCCCATTAA from Shouchella hunanensis includes these protein-coding regions:
- a CDS encoding DUF896 domain-containing protein yields the protein MLPKTKLNRINELSQLAKTTGLTKAQKEEQQALRKEYLSTFRSAFKNQLHSVKVVDEKGSDVTPQKLKDSKAQKQTRLH
- the tkt gene encoding transketolase, producing the protein MNKNIEELAVNTIRTLSIDSIEKANSGHPGMPMGAAPMALDLWANHMNHNPANPNWTNRDRFVLSAGHGSMLLYSLLHLTGYDVTLDDLKSFRQLGSRTPGHPEYGHTPGVEATTGPLGQGIAMAVGMAMAERHLAATYNTANHEIVDHYTYAICGDGDLMEGVSAEAASLAGHLKLNRLVVLYDSNDISLDGDLHESFSESVEDRFKAYGWNVIYVEDGMDLAEINKAIKEAKTSYRPTLIEVKTVIGFGSPNKSAKSASHGSPLGSDEVALTKEAYKWTYEEDFHIPEEVSEYFTSVKEQGQKHEDEWNELFAAYKAENPELAAQYERAFAGDLPEGFDQALPTYEAGKSLATRASSGEALNALAAHVPELFGGSADLAGSNKTTLTNESNFGRDNYAGRNIWFGVREFAMGCALNGMALHGGLKVFGGTFFVFSDYVRPAIRLSALMGVPVTYVLTHDSIAVGEDGPTHEPVEQLAALRAMPGLSVVRPGDGNETAAAWKLALESQKEPTVLVLSRQNVDTQEETTTKAYEGVKKGGYVLSEAKGEPDAILLATGSEVQLAMKAKAALAQEKIDVSVVSMPSWDRFEAQPKEYKDAVIPKHVKARLAIEMGASLGWAKYIGDEGDTLTIDTFGASGAGDEIIAEYGFTVENVVSKVKALLS
- a CDS encoding YneB family resolvase-like protein; translation: MKGKKAILYCRVSTEKDQQQSSLVRQEEELYEMAQQHQLEVNDCLHDVASGYDLDRDQLLLILDQAKKGSFSHLLVTDDTRIGRGRAKTAILYQLKKYGISVYTCHDQGVMHLSEADEMVFEIVAIVEEYQRKLHNLKIKRGMKAAVKNGYRPERNLSGSGAGGRSKKDLPLEEIIRLRDKKLTFHEIALTLNGLGYDCSKATVHRRFQKHIQAETDHLN
- the sirA gene encoding sporulation inhibitor of replication protein SirA; this encodes MRYYELFNVTEDVASSYLGKEMKLFQLFEEREQARKHTQPIYDRQINYITTSMPEEEIKQIFLSRYKEEDANRFVAASDENPKNHCALMLDAKKICLQAEGDLQAETDVFDLLREVNGFFFAVNVNDRRFGWLKPYEKQSVL
- a CDS encoding YneF family protein yields the protein MIWHIIGYTVAVLAGIAIGFFIARKTMMSYLKKNPPINEQMLRVMMQQMGQNPSQKKITQMMKAMQKQQGK
- a CDS encoding MFS transporter; its protein translation is MKAEKRNLLIMWFANLFVGASMTMVIPFLSLYIESFGQYSGEDVQRWSGFVFGVSFLVAFLVAPIWGRIGDRYGRKKVLIGTGFGIAISVFLMGYVNSVEALFVLRAFMGLATGFIPASMALIAAQSSKRTAGETLGTLQTGTVSGGLLGPLFGGLIADTVGMELTFILTASILTFASFLVVFGVKEVIYEEKGEKKKRYSAKEVIQFIVRSPILLMVMVVALIIQMALFSIQPLLALFVNDLTSSTENMAFLAGVAFSITGLGNLLSTRKWGQLGDRIGHEKVMLLLLILSGLFFIPQGFVDSLWQLIVLRFIFGLAVGGLIPCTTAFIRQACPISMQGEVLGYNQSFRFLGNVLGPVSGGLLAASFGISYVFISAGVLFLLTAAVLKWLLSQEQKKEEQETVNEQ
- a CDS encoding ABC transporter ATP-binding protein codes for the protein MKHTDEILTGKEQRAIFIRLLGYAKIHFKKLLLAFFIMLIAAGAELVQPILIARFIDDYLTPQEFPTDVLVMLASFYIGLLVIAVICQYVQSILFQKIALRIVQALRVDVFKNVQKLGLSFFDRMPGGGLVSRITNDTESIKELYVSVLAVFVQNGMFMIGTFVAMFYLNATLALYCLIFLPLLLVVIRLYRSISSRFYEHVSAKVSEINAKMSESVQGMAIIQVFRQEKRMRKEFGRTNEEHYQAGMKAMKADALLLRPIVDILSLIAISIVLIYFGFQSFIGPVELGVLYAFINYLDRFFEPVNQIMQRLSIFQQAIVSAGRVFRLMDQREYAPTKTGTETPTIEKGTIEFNNVTFSYDGSTQVLTNISFKAEKGQTVALVGHTGSGKSSIINLLMRFYPLMEGSITIDGKPLQAFSEEEFRSKVGLVLQDSFLYSGTVASNVTLGRDGYERGEIEAACAFVGADTFIQDLEQGYDAKVTERGATFSSGEKQLLSFARTMLADPAILVLDEATASVDTETEESIQQALEKMQQNRTTIAIAHRLSTIKHADQILVLHQGEIVERGNHEQLLKRQGLYHKMYLLQARENVTA
- the lexA gene encoding transcriptional repressor LexA yields the protein MSKLSTRQEEILLFIKDEVKKKGYPPSVREIGEAVGLASSSTVHGHLARLEKKGYIRRDPTKPRAIEVLSLEETADEAVIIREKTRYIPVVGKVTAGSPITAIENVEDYIPLPDHMAGHEQVYALVIQGESMIEAGILDGDQVYVKQTQTADNGDIIVAMTDEHEATVKRFFREKNYIRLQPENSTMDPIILDNCTILGKVIGVFRTIH
- a CDS encoding ABC transporter transmembrane domain-containing protein; this encodes MRVFLDLSWFFKKHWKAYLFGTLVLALVSFLSLIPPRVIGEVVDLIDTDTLTQSQLFRYVGFIMGIGLLLYILRFLWRVLIFGAAFKLARQIRNDLYRHFTNMPKSFYHKRTTGNLMAISTNDVRAVQATAGEGVLTIVDALLLGGMVVATMALTLNWQLTLITLVPLPLMAILTSYYGSLLHKRFGSAQAAFSVLNDTVQENISGMKVTKAFGQEEEENRRFRQQSAMVVEQNVKVAKVDALFDPTISAVIGTCYLLAIGFGAGFVVSGDMTIGELTSFVVYLGLLIWPMLALGMFFNVIERGRASYDRIREVLREESELKEVDHAVEAPIVGDLDVAIDTFCYSDDGPPVLRNVHFSLKKGETLGIVGKTGSGKTTLLSLLQREMDVTKGTIRLDSVPIDQFKRERVKAAFGIVPQEHFLFSATIGENVAFAKPDASIQEIIRACQLASIHDDIRRFPNGYDTVVGERGVTLSGGQKQRISIARAILSNPAILILDDSLSAVDAKTEEQILGALRETKTEQTLIMSAHRLSAVSHASLILVMEEGTIAQAGTHAELMAEGGWYKEMYERQQLETIVEQGGS